In Rahnella aquatilis CIP 78.65 = ATCC 33071, one DNA window encodes the following:
- a CDS encoding Gfo/Idh/MocA family protein, with product MSKLRIGVIGLGGIAQKAYLPVLSHAQNWTLVGGFSPNQQKAQAVCDSYRMANFSRMDELAGQCDAVFVHSSTASHFEVVGQLLAQGVHVYVDKPLAAELEQAEQLVEQAHIAGKTLMVGFNRRFAPLYRQLKDNMQGAASLRMDKHRTDSVGPNDLRFTMLDDYLHVVDTALWLAGGNASLESGLIQINEANQMLYGEHHFLCGETLVTTSMHRRAGTFRESVQAVTEGAVYQLDNMQIWREEQQDILTQLPVPGWQSTLAQRGFVGAIEHFVDCVSHQTAPETSGEQAIYAQAMIEKILNS from the coding sequence TTGAGTAAATTGCGTATCGGGGTTATCGGGCTGGGCGGTATCGCGCAAAAAGCGTATCTGCCGGTGCTGAGTCATGCACAAAACTGGACGCTGGTGGGCGGGTTTTCGCCCAATCAGCAAAAAGCGCAGGCTGTCTGCGACAGTTACCGCATGGCAAATTTTTCGCGGATGGATGAACTGGCGGGCCAGTGTGATGCCGTTTTTGTGCACAGCAGCACCGCCAGCCATTTTGAGGTGGTCGGGCAACTGCTGGCGCAGGGCGTGCATGTGTACGTTGATAAACCGCTGGCCGCTGAACTTGAGCAGGCTGAGCAACTGGTTGAACAGGCACATATTGCCGGTAAAACACTGATGGTCGGTTTTAACCGCCGGTTTGCGCCGTTATATCGTCAGCTCAAAGATAACATGCAGGGCGCAGCGTCCTTGCGCATGGACAAGCACCGCACCGATAGCGTAGGGCCAAACGATCTGCGTTTCACCATGCTGGACGATTATCTGCACGTGGTGGATACCGCGCTGTGGCTGGCCGGGGGGAATGCCAGTTTGGAAAGCGGTCTGATTCAGATTAACGAAGCGAATCAGATGTTATACGGCGAACATCATTTCCTTTGTGGTGAAACGCTGGTAACGACATCGATGCATCGCCGGGCAGGGACTTTCCGCGAGAGCGTGCAGGCGGTGACAGAAGGCGCGGTGTACCAGCTGGACAATATGCAAATCTGGCGCGAAGAGCAGCAGGATATTCTTACGCAACTGCCGGTACCGGGCTGGCAAAGTACGCTGGCGCAGCGCGGATTTGTCGGTGCCATTGAACACTTTGTGGACTGTGTGAGTCACCAGACGGCACCGGAAACCAGCGGTGAGCAGGCGATTTATGCGCAGGCAATGATTGAGAAAATCCTGAATTCTTAA
- the rimJ gene encoding ribosomal protein S5-alanine N-acetyltransferase, translated as MFGYKSAVPKVRLTTDRMVLRLVHDRDAHRLAEYYAENRAFLKPWEPVRDESHCYPSGWQARLGLITEMQKQGSAYYFILLDPDENRVMGVANFSNVLRGSFHACFLGYSLGQEWQGKGLMQEALQSLIRYMQRQQKMHRIMANYMPHNKRSGQLLERLGFEREGYAKDYLLIDGKWQDHVLTALTWQEWTPPSR; from the coding sequence ATGTTTGGCTACAAATCTGCCGTGCCAAAGGTGCGGCTTACCACTGACCGGATGGTCCTGCGTCTGGTTCATGACCGCGATGCGCACCGGCTGGCCGAATACTACGCGGAGAACCGCGCGTTTCTGAAACCGTGGGAACCGGTCAGGGATGAAAGCCATTGTTATCCCTCAGGGTGGCAGGCACGTCTGGGGTTGATTACCGAGATGCAAAAACAGGGCAGTGCGTATTACTTTATTCTGCTCGACCCTGATGAAAATCGCGTGATGGGCGTGGCGAATTTCAGCAACGTGCTGCGTGGTTCTTTCCATGCCTGTTTTCTGGGGTATTCGCTCGGTCAGGAGTGGCAGGGCAAGGGCCTGATGCAGGAAGCGTTGCAATCGCTTATCCGTTATATGCAACGCCAGCAAAAAATGCACCGCATCATGGCCAATTACATGCCGCACAATAAACGCAGCGGCCAGCTTCTGGAACGTCTCGGCTTTGAACGCGAAGGTTACGCCAAAGATTACCTGCTGATTGACGGCAAATGGCAGGATCACGTTCTTACAGCATTAACCTGGCAAGAATGGACACCCCCGTCCCGATAA
- the murJ gene encoding murein biosynthesis integral membrane protein MurJ, whose protein sequence is MNLLKSLAAVSSMTMFSRVLGFARDAIVARVFGAGMVTDAFFVAFKLPNLLRRIFAEGAFSQAFVPILAEYKTQQGEEATRTFIAYVSGLLTLVLAIVTVLGMIAAPWVIYITAPGFVDSPDKFALTSSLLRITFPYILLISLASLVGAILNTWNRFSIPAFAPTFLNVSMIGFALFAAPYFHPPVLALAWAVVAGGLLQLGYQLPHLKKIGMLVLPRLNLKDAGVWRVMRQMGPAILGVSVSQISLIINTIFASFLVSGSVSWMYYADRLMEFPSGVLGVALGTILLPSLARSFSSGNHGEYNRLMDWGLRLCFLLALPSSVALGILAKPLTVALFQYGKFSAFDASMTQRALVAYSVGLMGLIVVKVLAPGFYSRQDIKTPVKIAIITLLMTQVMNLAFIGPLKHAGLSLSIGLAACLNASLLYWQLRKQDIFQPLPGWRVFLIKLIVAVVAMSAALLGMMWLMPAWDVGGMAYRLARLAAVVAVGVVAYFAVLGLLGFRVREFARKLD, encoded by the coding sequence ATGAATCTACTTAAATCTCTGGCAGCCGTCAGTTCCATGACGATGTTTTCACGTGTATTAGGTTTTGCCCGCGATGCCATTGTGGCACGCGTGTTTGGCGCCGGAATGGTCACCGACGCCTTTTTTGTGGCGTTCAAACTCCCCAATTTGTTGCGGCGTATTTTTGCCGAAGGCGCATTCTCACAGGCTTTCGTACCGATTCTGGCCGAGTACAAAACGCAGCAGGGCGAAGAAGCCACCCGCACCTTTATCGCGTATGTCTCTGGGTTGCTGACGCTGGTTCTGGCGATTGTCACCGTGCTGGGCATGATCGCGGCACCGTGGGTGATTTATATCACTGCGCCGGGCTTTGTGGATTCACCGGACAAATTTGCGCTGACCAGCTCGCTGCTGCGCATCACCTTTCCGTATATCCTGCTGATTTCACTGGCGTCTCTGGTCGGGGCAATACTTAACACCTGGAACCGTTTCTCTATACCCGCTTTTGCGCCGACCTTCCTGAACGTCAGCATGATCGGTTTTGCACTGTTTGCTGCGCCGTATTTCCACCCGCCGGTACTGGCACTGGCCTGGGCGGTGGTGGCCGGTGGTCTGCTGCAACTGGGTTATCAGCTGCCGCATCTGAAGAAAATCGGCATGCTGGTGCTGCCGCGCCTGAATCTGAAGGATGCCGGTGTATGGCGGGTGATGCGTCAGATGGGACCGGCGATTTTAGGGGTGTCCGTCAGCCAGATTTCACTGATCATTAACACCATCTTCGCGTCGTTTCTGGTCTCCGGTTCCGTATCATGGATGTATTACGCTGACCGGCTGATGGAATTTCCTTCCGGCGTACTGGGCGTTGCGCTGGGCACTATTTTGCTGCCTTCGCTGGCACGAAGCTTCTCCAGCGGTAATCACGGTGAATACAATCGCCTGATGGACTGGGGGCTGCGTCTGTGTTTCCTGCTGGCACTGCCCAGTTCTGTGGCGCTGGGTATTCTGGCGAAACCGCTGACGGTTGCGCTGTTCCAGTACGGTAAATTCAGCGCCTTTGATGCCTCGATGACGCAACGTGCGCTGGTGGCTTATTCCGTCGGGCTGATGGGGCTGATTGTGGTGAAAGTACTGGCTCCGGGCTTTTACTCGCGTCAGGACATCAAAACGCCGGTGAAAATCGCTATCATTACCTTACTGATGACGCAGGTGATGAACCTGGCCTTTATCGGACCACTCAAACACGCGGGGCTTTCCCTGTCGATTGGTCTGGCTGCCTGCCTGAATGCCTCGCTGCTCTACTGGCAACTGCGTAAGCAGGATATCTTCCAGCCACTGCCGGGCTGGCGGGTGTTCCTGATCAAGCTGATAGTGGCGGTGGTTGCCATGTCAGCAGCGCTGCTCGGCATGATGTGGCTGATGCCTGCGTGGGACGTGGGCGGAATGGCGTATCGTCTGGCGCGTCTGGCGGCTGTGGTGGCTGTCGGCGTAGTTGCGTACTTTGCTGTTCTTGGCCTGCTGGGCTTTAGGGTGAGAGAGTTTGCCCGTAAGCTGGACTGA
- a CDS encoding YceH family protein has translation MKHELSVREARVVGCLLEKQLTTPEQYPMTLNGLTTACNQKTNREPVMELSESEVQQTLDLLLRKHIIRTLSGSRTMKYEHRFCNSEFGNLKFSPQEVAVVTTLLLRGAQTPGELRTRTNRLHDFSDVAEVEHTLTELTNREDGPFCVRLAREPGKRESRYMHLFSGEVSNVAGTAEEPLFSAAPESADLTARVETLEAEVAELKQRLENLLQHLAD, from the coding sequence ATGAAGCATGAACTCAGCGTCCGGGAGGCCCGTGTTGTGGGCTGTTTACTGGAAAAACAACTCACCACGCCAGAACAGTATCCGATGACCCTCAACGGCCTGACCACGGCCTGCAATCAGAAGACCAACCGCGAACCGGTGATGGAACTGAGCGAAAGTGAGGTTCAGCAAACGCTGGATTTGCTGCTGCGCAAACACATTATCCGTACCCTGAGCGGCTCACGGACCATGAAGTATGAGCACCGTTTCTGTAATTCTGAATTCGGCAATCTCAAATTTTCCCCGCAGGAAGTGGCGGTGGTGACTACGCTGTTGCTGCGCGGCGCACAAACGCCGGGAGAACTGCGTACCCGCACTAACCGCCTGCATGATTTCTCTGACGTCGCCGAAGTTGAACACACGCTGACTGAACTGACAAACCGCGAAGACGGCCCGTTCTGCGTGCGTCTGGCACGTGAACCGGGTAAGCGTGAAAGCCGCTATATGCATCTGTTCAGCGGCGAAGTCAGTAATGTGGCCGGTACCGCCGAAGAACCGCTGTTCAGCGCCGCGCCGGAAAGCGCGGATCTGACCGCGCGCGTGGAAACACTGGAAGCCGAAGTTGCTGAGCTGAAACAGCGTCTTGAAAATTTGTTGCAACATCTGGCCGATTAA